Proteins encoded in a region of the Burkholderia ubonensis subsp. mesacidophila genome:
- a CDS encoding SAM-dependent methyltransferase: protein MFWEKKLAQWADEVRAKANIPARLVLWNGDQLDFGTFAAPQVTLKVNSASALPLLLDPSLDNLGEAYVKGKIDIEGKLSDIINISYSLARSTVTNASKLARVKRYFNHTKNTDKKAIQYHYDVSNEFYRLWLDENMVYSCAYFENGDEDLATAQIKKIDHILTKIGLQPGQRLLDIGCGWGALVLRAASKFGAQCLGVTLSQNQFDLATARVKAAGLEDKIEIRLQDYREIDGQFDRITSVGMFEHVGRKNLPLYFTRIRELLADDGIAMNHGITSTDAESGETALGGGEFIDRYVFPDGELPHISLALEAAQRGGLEAIDVESLRRHYARTLDIWTENFEAKAEEARQLVDDEKFRIWRVYLAGCAYAFEHDDVSIFQIVCRKAGQSAKTLPWSRRYMYEHALPR from the coding sequence CAGCTCGATTTCGGCACGTTCGCCGCGCCGCAGGTCACGCTGAAGGTCAACAGCGCATCGGCGTTGCCGCTCTTGCTCGACCCGAGCCTCGACAACCTCGGCGAGGCGTACGTGAAGGGCAAGATCGACATCGAGGGCAAGCTCTCCGACATCATCAACATCAGCTACTCGCTCGCGCGCAGCACCGTGACGAATGCGAGCAAGCTCGCGCGCGTGAAGCGCTACTTCAATCACACGAAGAACACCGACAAGAAGGCGATCCAGTATCACTACGACGTCTCGAACGAGTTCTACCGGCTGTGGCTCGACGAGAACATGGTCTACTCGTGCGCGTACTTCGAGAACGGCGACGAGGATCTCGCCACCGCGCAGATCAAGAAGATCGACCACATCCTCACGAAGATCGGGCTGCAGCCGGGCCAGCGCCTGCTCGACATCGGCTGCGGCTGGGGCGCGCTGGTGCTGCGGGCCGCGAGCAAGTTCGGCGCGCAGTGTCTCGGTGTGACGCTGTCGCAGAACCAGTTCGACCTCGCGACCGCGCGCGTGAAGGCCGCGGGGCTGGAGGACAAAATCGAGATCCGCCTGCAGGACTACCGCGAGATCGACGGCCAGTTCGACCGCATCACGAGCGTCGGGATGTTCGAGCACGTCGGCCGCAAGAACCTGCCGCTCTACTTCACGCGAATCCGCGAGCTGCTCGCCGACGACGGCATCGCGATGAACCACGGCATCACGTCGACCGACGCGGAAAGTGGCGAGACGGCGCTCGGCGGCGGCGAGTTCATCGACCGCTACGTGTTCCCGGACGGCGAGCTGCCGCACATCAGCCTCGCGCTCGAAGCGGCGCAGCGCGGCGGGCTCGAGGCGATTGACGTCGAAAGCCTGCGGCGGCACTATGCGCGCACGCTCGACATCTGGACCGAGAACTTCGAAGCGAAGGCCGAGGAAGCCAGGCAGCTCGTCGACGACGAAAAATTCCGCATCTGGCGCGTGTATCTCGCCGGCTGCGCGTATGCGTTCGAGCACGACGACGTGTCGATCTTTCAAATCGTGTGCCGCAAGGCCGGGCAGAGCGCGAAGACGCTGCCGTGGTCGCGGCGCTACATGTACGAACACGCGCTGCCGCGCTAG
- a CDS encoding DUF72 domain-containing protein, producing the protein MGDGRTRRKAPPGRQQHDDSDGTPADGQFDLFGAAPDDARAVPPADDDTRANAGDNVNVTPDDSGNAPPVPAPRAPDDATPPSTGLLWDEPAPPSAPKKGKRRRGVAPAPIAPDVADAAAGLPPNVRLGTSSWFFPGWNGIVYDGDFAQTKLSREGLEAYGAHPLLKSVSLDRSFYGPLSVADYLRYAQQVPDDFRFVVKAPASVTDAVVRGRRGEPSGPNPTFLDAALATNEFVRPCLDGLGRKAGVLVFQFSPLPDRLLADPAALIDRLSAFFAALPPLPPEPDGPRYAIEIRDASLLTPRFIRALAALGVRYCVGLHARMPDPLRQAAALALLDGDAPGPLIVRWSLHAGFKYEQAKAKYEPFDRLVDEDPHTRSALAELAARYAMAGQPVLITINNKAEGSAPLSCIALAREIAAACAQLRSEAA; encoded by the coding sequence ATGGGTGACGGCAGGACGCGGCGCAAGGCGCCGCCGGGACGGCAGCAACACGACGATTCGGACGGGACGCCCGCCGACGGACAGTTCGACCTGTTCGGCGCGGCGCCCGACGACGCACGCGCCGTTCCGCCCGCGGACGACGACACTCGTGCGAACGCCGGCGATAACGTCAATGTGACGCCGGACGACAGCGGCAACGCGCCGCCTGTGCCTGCGCCCCGCGCACCCGACGACGCAACGCCTCCCTCCACCGGCCTGCTGTGGGACGAACCCGCGCCGCCGTCCGCGCCGAAGAAAGGCAAGCGCCGGCGCGGCGTGGCGCCCGCGCCGATCGCGCCCGACGTGGCGGACGCCGCGGCCGGCCTGCCTCCGAACGTGCGGCTCGGCACGTCGTCATGGTTTTTCCCCGGCTGGAACGGCATCGTCTACGACGGCGACTTCGCGCAGACCAAGCTGTCGCGCGAAGGGCTCGAAGCGTACGGCGCGCATCCGCTGCTCAAGAGCGTGAGCCTCGACCGGTCGTTCTACGGGCCGCTGTCCGTCGCCGACTACCTGCGCTACGCGCAGCAAGTGCCGGACGATTTCCGCTTCGTCGTCAAGGCGCCCGCATCGGTCACCGACGCGGTCGTGCGCGGCCGGCGCGGCGAGCCGTCCGGACCGAATCCGACCTTCCTCGATGCCGCGCTCGCGACGAACGAATTCGTGCGGCCGTGCCTCGACGGGCTCGGCAGGAAGGCCGGCGTGCTGGTGTTCCAGTTCTCGCCGCTGCCGGATCGACTGCTCGCCGACCCCGCCGCGCTGATCGACCGGCTGAGCGCGTTCTTCGCGGCGCTGCCGCCGCTGCCGCCCGAGCCGGACGGCCCGCGCTATGCGATCGAGATCCGCGACGCGAGCCTGCTCACGCCGCGTTTCATCCGCGCGCTCGCCGCGCTCGGCGTGCGCTACTGCGTCGGCCTGCACGCGCGGATGCCCGACCCGCTGCGGCAGGCGGCCGCGCTCGCGCTGCTCGACGGCGATGCGCCGGGCCCGCTGATCGTGCGCTGGAGCCTGCACGCCGGCTTCAAGTACGAGCAGGCGAAAGCGAAATACGAGCCGTTCGACCGGCTCGTCGACGAGGATCCGCACACGCGCTCGGCGCTCGCCGAACTGGCCGCGCGCTATGCAATGGCCGGCCAGCCCGTGCTCATCACGATCAACAACAAGGCCGAAGGCTCCGCGCCGCTGTCGTGCATCGCGCTCGCGCGCGAGATCGCCGCCGCGTGCGCGCAGTTGCGCAGCGAGGCGGCCTAG
- the msrA gene encoding peptide-methionine (S)-S-oxide reductase MsrA, whose product MLETATLGGGCFWCTEAVFLDVDGVTAVESGYAGGHTRNPGYRDVCDGDTGHAEVVNVTFDPARIGYREILEIFFATHDPTQLNRQGNDTGTQYRSVVFTHSDAQRDTALDVIRELEREQVFAQPIVTQVVPLDGNYWPAEDYHQNYYAQNPGQGYCAVVIGPKLAKFRQKFAHRLKSSRGA is encoded by the coding sequence ATGCTTGAAACCGCGACTTTAGGCGGCGGCTGCTTCTGGTGCACGGAAGCGGTGTTTCTCGACGTCGACGGCGTGACGGCGGTCGAGTCCGGCTACGCGGGTGGGCATACCCGCAATCCGGGCTATCGCGACGTGTGCGACGGCGACACCGGACACGCGGAGGTCGTCAACGTGACGTTCGACCCGGCGCGCATCGGCTATCGCGAGATCCTCGAAATCTTTTTCGCGACGCACGATCCGACCCAGCTCAACCGGCAGGGCAACGATACCGGCACGCAATACCGGTCGGTGGTGTTCACGCATTCGGACGCGCAGCGCGACACCGCGCTCGACGTGATCCGCGAGCTCGAGCGCGAGCAGGTATTCGCGCAGCCGATCGTCACGCAGGTCGTGCCGCTCGACGGCAATTACTGGCCGGCCGAGGACTACCACCAGAACTACTATGCGCAGAATCCCGGCCAGGGGTATTGCGCGGTCGTGATCGGGCCGAAGCTCGCGAAGTTCCGCCAGAAGTTCGCGCACCGGCTGAAGTCGTCGCGCGGCGCGTGA
- a CDS encoding selenium-binding protein SBP56-related protein, translating to MTMRPDPTFHASPELAMRAPAESFAYTLLLSPDFSQPDALAVIDVKPGSETYGQIVHTVTMPTTGDEFHHFGWNACSSSLSPLTGHAFLQRRFLIIPGLRSSRIYVVDTHPHPTQARIHKIIEPDEVFSKTGYSRPHTVHCGPEGIYVSTLGGAGEDGMDGQPGIFIMDCETFDVVGPWEIDRGTQDKHYDFWWNLPRDYMVSSEWALPPQFENGLVPEELLANRYGHRLHFWDLRARRNVQTIDLGAQHQMALEVRPAHDPAREYGFLGVVIDTTNLEGSIWTWWREDGRFHIEKTATIPAEPAPADQLPPLLKPFGAVPPLVTDIDLSLDDRFLYVSCWGTGEMRQYDVTDPRKPKLAGSVHIGGIVRRTPHPNGKTFAGGPQMVEISRDGKRVYWTNSLYSTWDNQFYPDGVPGAQVMAHAGPGGGLTLADDYWVAFPDGYRAHQIRLEGGDCSTDSFCYPSVRS from the coding sequence ATGACCATGCGGCCTGACCCGACGTTTCACGCGTCGCCGGAACTCGCGATGCGCGCGCCAGCCGAATCCTTCGCCTACACCCTGCTGCTGAGCCCCGACTTTTCGCAGCCCGACGCGCTCGCCGTGATCGACGTGAAGCCCGGCTCGGAAACCTACGGCCAGATCGTGCATACGGTGACGATGCCGACCACCGGCGACGAATTCCATCACTTCGGCTGGAATGCGTGCTCGTCGTCGCTGTCGCCGCTCACCGGCCACGCGTTTCTCCAGCGCCGCTTCCTGATCATCCCGGGCCTGCGCTCGTCGCGCATCTACGTCGTGGACACGCATCCGCACCCGACCCAGGCGCGCATCCACAAGATCATCGAACCCGACGAAGTGTTCAGCAAGACCGGCTACTCGCGGCCGCACACGGTCCATTGCGGGCCCGAGGGGATCTATGTCAGCACGCTGGGCGGCGCCGGCGAGGACGGCATGGACGGCCAGCCGGGCATCTTCATCATGGACTGCGAGACCTTCGACGTCGTCGGCCCCTGGGAAATCGACCGCGGCACGCAGGACAAGCATTACGACTTCTGGTGGAACCTGCCGCGCGACTACATGGTGTCGAGCGAATGGGCGCTGCCGCCGCAATTCGAGAACGGCCTCGTCCCCGAGGAGCTGCTGGCGAACCGGTACGGGCACCGGCTGCATTTCTGGGACCTGCGCGCGCGGCGCAACGTGCAGACCATCGACCTCGGCGCGCAGCACCAGATGGCGCTGGAGGTGCGGCCCGCGCATGATCCCGCGCGCGAATACGGCTTCCTCGGTGTCGTGATCGACACGACGAACCTCGAAGGCTCGATCTGGACCTGGTGGCGCGAAGACGGCCGGTTCCACATCGAGAAGACCGCGACGATCCCGGCCGAGCCCGCGCCCGCGGACCAGCTGCCGCCACTGTTGAAACCGTTCGGCGCGGTGCCGCCGCTCGTGACCGACATCGACCTGTCGCTCGACGACCGCTTCCTGTACGTGTCCTGCTGGGGCACCGGCGAGATGCGCCAGTACGACGTCACCGACCCGCGCAAGCCGAAGCTCGCGGGATCGGTGCATATCGGCGGCATCGTGCGGCGCACGCCGCACCCGAACGGCAAGACGTTCGCGGGCGGCCCGCAGATGGTCGAGATCAGCCGCGACGGCAAGCGGGTCTACTGGACCAACTCGCTCTATTCAACGTGGGATAACCAGTTCTACCCCGACGGCGTGCCCGGCGCGCAGGTGATGGCGCACGCCGGGCCCGGCGGCGGCCTGACGCTCGCCGACGACTACTGGGTCGCGTTTCCGGACGGCTACCGCGCGCACCAGATCCGGCTCGAAGGCGGCGATTGCTCGACCGATTCGTTTTGCTATCCGTCGGTCCGGTCTTGA
- a CDS encoding flavin reductase family protein, with amino-acid sequence MSRATPPNFDVAAFRQALGQFATGVTVITTRAPSGQLIGITASSFNSVSLDPPLVLWSLAHKSASMPVFRSNSHYVVNVLAASQLDLCKRFSTYKGDRFEGIAHVAGNSGMPVLDGAIAWFECHNRSRYDEGDHVIFVGEVERCGVHPDAAETAPLVFHGGGFHGLTQL; translated from the coding sequence ATGAGCCGCGCAACGCCGCCGAATTTCGACGTCGCCGCGTTCCGGCAGGCGCTCGGCCAGTTTGCGACCGGCGTGACGGTCATCACGACGCGCGCGCCGTCCGGGCAGCTGATCGGCATCACCGCGAGCTCGTTCAACTCGGTGTCGCTCGACCCGCCGCTCGTGCTGTGGAGCCTCGCGCACAAGTCGGCGTCGATGCCGGTGTTCCGCAGCAACAGCCACTACGTCGTCAACGTGCTCGCGGCGTCGCAGCTCGACCTGTGCAAGCGCTTCTCGACCTACAAGGGCGACCGCTTCGAGGGCATCGCGCATGTGGCCGGCAACTCCGGGATGCCGGTGCTCGACGGCGCGATCGCATGGTTCGAGTGCCACAACCGCAGCCGCTACGACGAAGGCGACCACGTGATCTTCGTCGGCGAGGTGGAGCGCTGCGGCGTGCACCCGGATGCCGCCGAAACCGCGCCGCTCGTGTTCCACGGCGGCGGCTTCCACGGCCTCACACAGCTTTGA
- a CDS encoding Lrp/AsnC family transcriptional regulator: MHAITLDATDCRILAVLQEEGRISNLDLAERISLSPSACLRRMRLLEDQGVIEHYRACLSREKLGFELEAFVQVSMRNEQTQWHERFAEELREWPEVVGAFVVTGESHYLLRVLAHNLKHYSDFVLNRLYKAPGVMDIRSNIVLQTLKDEAGAPVVLARTGAIKAV; encoded by the coding sequence ATGCACGCGATCACGCTCGACGCCACCGACTGCCGGATTCTCGCGGTCCTGCAGGAGGAAGGCAGAATCAGCAACCTGGATCTTGCCGAACGGATTTCATTGTCGCCATCGGCCTGCCTGCGGCGCATGCGCCTGCTGGAAGACCAGGGCGTGATCGAGCATTACCGCGCCTGCCTGAGCCGGGAGAAGCTCGGCTTCGAGCTGGAGGCGTTCGTGCAGGTGTCGATGCGCAACGAGCAGACGCAGTGGCACGAACGGTTCGCCGAGGAACTGCGGGAATGGCCCGAGGTGGTCGGCGCGTTCGTCGTGACGGGCGAGAGCCACTACCTGCTGCGGGTGCTCGCGCACAACCTCAAGCACTATTCGGATTTCGTGTTGAACCGGCTGTACAAGGCGCCGGGCGTGATGGACATCCGTTCGAACATCGTGCTGCAGACGCTGAAGGACGAGGCGGGCGCGCCGGTCGTGCTGGCGCGCACCGGCGCGATCAAAGCTGTGTGA
- the kynB gene encoding arylformamidase encodes MDTLWDISPPVDTATPVWPGDTPVTVERVWRMEAGSPVNVARLTLSPHTGAHTDAPLHYDADGAPIGAVPLDVYLGPCRVIHCIGASPVVTPADVEAALDGVPPRVLLRTYAHAPAAQWDPDFCAVAPATIDLLAEHGVKLIGIDTPSLDPQESKTMDAHRRIRAHRMAILEGIVLDAVPAADYELIALPLKLATLDASPVRAVLRALPGRPD; translated from the coding sequence ATGGACACACTCTGGGACATCTCGCCGCCGGTCGACACCGCCACCCCCGTGTGGCCGGGCGACACGCCGGTCACCGTCGAACGCGTCTGGCGGATGGAGGCGGGCTCGCCCGTCAACGTCGCGCGCCTGACGCTGTCGCCGCATACCGGCGCGCACACCGACGCGCCGCTCCACTACGACGCCGACGGCGCGCCGATCGGCGCGGTGCCGCTCGATGTGTATCTCGGCCCGTGCCGCGTGATCCACTGCATCGGCGCCTCCCCCGTCGTCACGCCGGCCGACGTCGAAGCCGCGCTCGACGGCGTGCCGCCGCGCGTGCTGCTGCGCACCTATGCGCATGCGCCCGCCGCGCAATGGGATCCGGATTTCTGTGCGGTCGCACCCGCCACCATCGACCTGCTCGCCGAACATGGCGTGAAGCTGATCGGCATCGATACGCCGTCGCTCGATCCGCAGGAATCGAAGACGATGGATGCGCATCGCCGCATCCGCGCGCACCGGATGGCGATCCTGGAAGGCATCGTGCTCGACGCCGTGCCGGCCGCCGACTATGAACTGATCGCGCTGCCGCTCAAGCTCGCGACGCTCGACGCGAGCCCCGTG